A window of the Lactuca sativa cultivar Salinas chromosome 7, Lsat_Salinas_v11, whole genome shotgun sequence genome harbors these coding sequences:
- the LOC111878388 gene encoding pentatricopeptide repeat-containing protein At1g10270: MTVARLILRSLRRPTSILTTTAAAAFNLQSLSLQSPTTNPNFLIPVRTFAFTSAEEAAAERRRRKRRLRIEPPLHALQRDPNAPRPRRDPNQPDTTSALVGPRLSLHNRVQSLIRAGDLENASVVARQSVFSSTRPTVFTCNAIIGSMYRAKRYLDAIALFAYFFKQSNIVPNVVSYNFLIISHCENGEVDKALEVYQHIKDNAPFSPSAVTFRHLTKGLIDAGRIDEAVNLLWKMVSDGHGADSIVFNNIISGFLNLDNLEKANEFFDELKSRCMVYDGIVNATFMEWFFSKGKPKEAMESYKSLLDKEFKMVPATCNVLLEVLLKWDKKPEAEALFDSMLDRHTPPVVQAVNSDTFNIMVNECFKMGKASEAYSVFKKAGNAPKSKPFSMDAAGFNNIIMRYCENDMIDDAERMYVELCGKSLSPEVNTYKTLIDAYFKAGRIDEAIDKYAKMVDVGLRVIPTYANKWFSSMIENGKIVECEPILTKMAERDPKPDATTYDMVIRALCVASNYDTTLILLQQMVTYGVGVAPVLKEYVLEVFDKLGRKEEIDRLLIARGTGYVPGVPRTVNGYGQRNQYGYGQQNGNGNDIMNRQQYNNGNTQQYGNGNGQQYNGSWNGNGQQYNNGGWNGNGNGQQYNNGGWNGNGNGQQYNNGSWNGNGGGQNHGNWQQNGNGVEQRNVNGEQGYEQAQSGSVAAL; encoded by the coding sequence ATGACGGTTGCTCGATTAATTCTCCGATCTCTCCGCCGTCCCACTTCTATCCTTaccaccaccgccgccgccgCCTTCAACCTCCAGTCCCTATCTCTCCAGTCTCCAACAACAAACCCTAACTTCCTAATCCCTGTTAGAACCTTTGCCTTTACTTCAGCAGAGGAAGCCGCCGCCGAACGCCGTCGTCGCAAGCGTCGCCTCCGTATTGAGCCCCCACTCCACGCCCTCCAACGTGATCCAAATGCTCCACGCCCTAGACGCGACCCTAACCAACCCGATACTACGTCTGCCCTAGTTGGACCTCGACTCAGCCTCCACAACCGTGTCCAATCGTTAATCCGAGCCGGAGACCTCGAAAACGCCTCTGTTGTTGCTCGACAATCGGTTTTTTCCAGCACACGTCCTACAGTTTTCACCTGCAACGCGATCATTGGCTCTATGTATCGCGCCAAGCGGTATTTGGATGCCATAGCTCTTTTTGCCTATTTCTTCAAGCAAtctaacatagttcctaatgttGTTTCCTACAATTTCTTGATTATCTCTCACTGTGAAAACGGAGAAGTTGATAAAGCCCTGGAAGTCTACCAACACATTAAGGACAATGCTCCCTTTAGCCCCTCTGCAGTTACTTTTCGTCATTTAACCAAGGGTTTAATTGATGCTGGGCGTATTGATGAAGCAGTGAACTTGTTATGGAAAATGGTGAGTGATGGCCACGGGGCTGACTCTATTGTCTTCAACAACATCATATCTGGCTTTCTCAATTTGGATAATCTGGAAAAAGCCAATGAATTCTTTGATGAGCTGAAAAGTAGGTGCATGGTTTATGATGGTATTGTTAATGCTACTTTCATGGAGTGGTTCTTTAGTAAAGGTAAGCCAAAAGAAGCCATGGAGTCTTACAAATCTTTATTAGATAAAGAATTCAAAATGGTTCCTGCTACATGTAATGTTCTTTTAGAAGTTCTTCTTAAATGGGACAAGAAACCAGAGGCTGAGGCTTTGTTTGATAGCATGTTAGATAGGCACACTCCACCTGTTGTCCAAGCAGTGAATTCTGATACCTTTAATATCATGGTAAATGAATGCTTCAAAATGGGGAAAGCATCAGAGGCTTATAGTGTTTTCAAGAAGGCTGGTAATGCACCCAAGTCAAAACCTTTTTCAATGGATGCAGCAggttttaacaatataatcatgaggTACTGTGAGAATGACATGATAGATGATGCAGAAAGAATGTATGTGGAATTATGTGGCAAATCTTTATCACCTGAAGTCAACACTTATAAAACCTTGATTGATGCTTATTTCAAGGCGGGAAGAATTGATGAAGCTATAGATAAATACGCCAAGATGGTGGATGTTGGTTTGAGAGTGATTCCTACTTATGCCAACAAATGGTTCTCTAGTATGATTGAGAATGGAAAGATTGTGGAGTGTGAGCCCATTTTGACTAAAATGGCTGAAAGAGACCCGAAACCAGATGCTACTACTTATGATATGGTGATCAGGGCACTCTGTGTCGCTTCAAATTATGACACGACTTTGATTTTGTTGCAACAAATGGTTACCTATGGTGTTGGGGTTGCCCCTGTTCTCAAGGAGTATGTGTTAGAGGTGTTTGATAAGTTAGGGCGTAAAGAAGAAATTGATAGACTTTTAATTGCAAGAGGGACAGGTTATGTGCCAGGTGTACCTCGAACTGTAAATGGCTATGGACAGAGGAATCAGTATGGATATGGGCAGCAAAATGGTAATGGAAATGATATTATGAATAGACAACAATACAACAATGGAAACACACAGCAATATGGTAATGGAAACGGGCAACAATACAATGGAAGTTGGAATGGAAATGGGCAGCAGTACAACAATGGAGGCTGGAATGGGAATGGAAATGGCCAGCAGTATAACAATGGAGGCTGGAATGGGAATGGAAATGGGCAACAATACAACAATGGAAGCTGGAATGGGAATGGTGGTGGACAAAACCATGGGAATTGGCAGCAGAATGGGAATGGAGTTGAGCAGCGGAATGTAAATGGGGAGCAGGGATATGAACAAGCTCAATCTGGTTCTGTAGCAGCACTTTAA
- the LOC111878401 gene encoding uncharacterized protein LOC111878401, with protein sequence MTTSTTSSTAIPTKQQSVYVVTNVYDHFSFKLTSDGSNYKLWRRIFLDLCRSAKVQGHVNGKSLPTRDDDEDWYFIDSRVRSWFYSTCDSNLLKIISSDDCTTKDLWDKLHIQDQFRNTKKGASLIIDFCHTLKNIVDSLANVDSEISETKLVMRILRQLMSSYHNIVSFIIHKDTFPFFLEAKNMLLLHEAREENVDMPTDNNAITTTLYSVSTTTGKQKNNRWNKNHTGGLLGSAPQDKQQLANNNIQGSPFQHFFMSSSLGITPHPLLGPPSGCYQLPPRYAVAAASFPTQLAAAALLAGSQHPVGVFQQPSVVPIRPLAPPL encoded by the exons ATGACAACATCAACAACATCCTCTACTGCTATTCCCACAAAACAGCAATCGGTCTATGTTGTTACGAATGTGTACGACCATTTTAGTTTTAAACTAACATCGGATGGATCCAATTACAAACTTTGGAGGCGTATTTTTCTAGACCTTTGCAGAAGTGCAAAAGTTCAAGGTCATGTTAATGGGAAATCTCTCCCTACtagagatgatgatgaagatTGGTACTTTATTGATTCCCGAGTCAGATCTTGGTTTTACTCTACATGTGACTCAAATCTTCTCAAAATTATATCTAGTGATGACTGTACAACAAAAGATTTATGGGATAAGCTACATATTCAAGACCAATTCCGCAATACAAAGAAGGGTGCTTCTTTAATTATAGAtttttgtcatacattgaaaaacaTTGTTGATTCTCTAGCAAATGTCGATTCTGAAATCTCAGAAACGAAACTTGTGATGCGGATCTTGAGACAACTCATGTCATCTTATCACAACATTGTAAGTTTCATCATTCACAAGGATACGTTCCCTTTCTTTCTTGAGGCTAAGAATATGTTGTTACTACATGAAGCTCGTGAAGAAAATGTTGACATGCCCACTGATAACAACGCCATCACCACTACTCTCTACTCGGTTTCTACCACAACCGGGAAACAGAAAAATAATAGGTGGAATAAAAATCACACTGGTG GTTTACTTGGAAGTGCACCTCAAGACAAGCAACAACTCGCAAACAACAACATTCAAGGCTCTCCATTTCAGCATTTTTTCATGTCATCATCTCTTGGAATCACGCCACATCCCTTGCTTGGACCTCCCTCCGGTTGTTACCAGCTACCACCACGATACGCTGTTGCTGCAGCCTCTTTTCCGACACAGCTGGCTGCTGCCGCTCTTCTTGCCGGATCGCAACATCCCGTCGGTGTTTTCCAGCAGCCCTCTGTTGTTCCGATCAGGCCCCTGGCCCCTCCTCTATGA